Part of the Vicinamibacterales bacterium genome, CATCTCGGGCTTCGGCCGCTACAACGGCACGCTGGCGACCTGTGACGCGCAGGCCGGACGTTGCATGCAGTTCGCACTCAGATACGAATTCTGACGCCGATGGCGGTCAGATAACACCAGGGCCGCAGATGACACAGATGGCGCAGATTTTTTCTGCGCCATCTGATCATCCTTCCTTCAGGTGGGGACAAACCTTCAGGTTTGTCCTGTGAACTCATCTCTCCCAATTCAACGATGCAATGCGCGGATCGGCGGCGAATGCCTGGCGGTCGAACGCGAGCCGCTGCTCGGGCCACGAACAGATCGCGCGCACGCCAGGCGGACCGGTATGCAGCCGCCACACCTGCCGCTCCTGCGGCTCGCGCGAGGCGAACGCCTTTCCCGTGAGCAGCGCCACATTGCGTCCCGGCGCACGAGCCGAGTTATAGCGCAGCACTTCGACGCCGGCCACACGGGCCGTGTCGGCCAGTTGCTGGCACGCGGTGTAATCGGTGGGGTGCCGCCAGCGTCCGGCAGGCTTGTCGAACGGCGTGACGTCGAGGTCCAATCCGCGGCTGGTCCTGAACCGCACCGAGAACGCGGTGTACTCGCCCGCGTTGGCCGGCCAGGGCGTGGCCGGTGACTCGGCAAAGAACAACAGCCGCCGAAACGACATCTCCGCCACCGCCGTGGCCACCGACGTCGATGCGTAGTAGACGCCCGGCGTGAAACCGGCGCGACGAAACCGCGACCCATTGGGATAAGGCGCGCCGTAGCGAAACGGCGTCGCGAGCAGGTAGTGCAGCGCACGGCACTCGGGAGGCACCGGCGGCTTGCTCTCGTCCAGCAACTGCTCCAGGCGCTGCTGCTCCGCCATCGTATCCACCAGCGCCAGCGTCGAGACGACGTGCTGGGCCTCGACGACGCGCCAGCAGGTGCCGGAGAGGCGGCGCGCGCTAGACGAGAGCGCGGCGGGCGTCCAGGTAGCCAACGACGGTGACCAGGCCGGCCACCGTCACGATCAAGCGGACCGGCGGCGCATTGAGGACGAGATTGTCGTTCTGCAGCCACGCGCGCGCGGCCGCCGCATCGCCGCCGACAATGGCATCAAGGGAGCGGAACAGGCGGAGGAAGAGGACGGCAAGTTCAAAGGGCTTGTCGCCAGGCGAGAGCTGATAGGCGCCAGACCCCATGCGCGAGACCGTGGCCTCGGAGCAGCCGATAACGACGGCAAGCAGCCGGTTCGACACCCCCAGCCGTTCGGCCGCGCGCAGCACCGCCTTCGTGACGACCGCCGCATCGTCAACAGGCTGGGAAACGGCGCTTTCAGCAACTGGGCCAAACATACCTACAGAAATAATATACCTAACATATTTCCTGAGCAAGCGACCAAGGACTCGGCCTTCCCGATGGCCGCCACCGCGAGCTGGGCGCCGGTGACGCTCCACGAGCCTTGCCGCGCCGGGACCGCGGCGCCGAGGCCGAGGCACAGCGCGGCGGCCAGCAGCGCGCGCCTCACGGCCGGGGCCTCGTCGACGGCCCGTACAACACGCGGCCGGGCCGGGCCGCCGTCATCTTCTCGCCCTCGAACGCCACCTGGCCGTTGACGATGACGACGCTGACGCCTTCGGCGTAGCTGTGCGGCCTCTCGAACGTGGCGGTGTCACGCACGCGCGCCGCGTCGAAGACGGCGATGTCGGCCTTCAACCCGGTGCGGAGCACGCCGCGGTCGCTCAGGCCAAGCCGCTGCGCGGGGAACGCCGACATCTTCTGCACCGCGACTTCGAGCGGCAGCAGCTTCTTGTCGCGCGCGTAGAGCCCGAGCACGCGCGCGAAGGTGCCGTAGCTGCGCGGGTGCGGCACGTCGCGGCCGAACACCACCACCTCGCCGTCGGAGGCGATCATCGTCGCCGGGTGAACCAGAATGCGCTGCAGGTCCTCTTCGCCAATGGCGTGGAAGATGCCGCGGCAACCGCCCTGTTCCACGATCCACATCGCGGTGTCGGCGGCGTTCTCGAGCGTGACCGTGAGGCCACGGCCTTGCGTGACCTGGGCGAGGTTCTGCCCCGCCAGCTTCGAATCGAACTCGCACGACGACACCGACACGTTCTTCGGGTCGCCGCCGCCGCGTTCATCGCGAATGATCGCCGTGCTCTCGGCCCTGATCTTCGCCCGCGTCGCCGGGTCCTTCAGGCGCTTGAGGGTAGACTCGCGGCCGCCTTCCAGCGCCCACGCCGGCAGCAGCGCCGAGCCGATGCTGGTGGCCGACGCGGTGTACGGATACTGATCGATGGTCGCATCGACGCCGCGGGCGCGGGCCTCGTCCACCATGCGCAGCGTCTCGACCGAAGCGCCCCAGTACTTCTTGCCAACGACCTTGTGGTGCGTGATCTGCGTCGGCAGGCCGCCCTTCTCGCCAATCGCGAGTGTCTCGCGGACGCTGTCGGTCAGGCCCCTGGCCTCGTCGCGCATGTGCGAAATGTAGGTGCCGCCCATGCGGCCCGCGACCTTGGCGAGCTCGATCACTTCCTCGGTCGGGGTGAAGTTGCCCGGCACGTAGAACAAACCCGAGCTGAGGCCGAACGCGCCGTCTTCCATCCCCTGCGTGACCAGCGTGCGCATGCGATCGAGCTCGGCCCGAGTCGCCGGGCGATCGACCTCGCCCATCACCTCGCTGCGCACCGTGCCCTGGCCGACGAACGACGCGAAGTTCGGCGTGATGCGCAGGGCCTGGATTTTCGCCAGGAACGGACCGAGCGGCAACGGCGAGCTCCCATCCGGCCCTTCGATCAGGGTCGTCACGCCCTGCCGCACGTAGTTGTCGGCCGTCGGCACCTCGAAAATGCCGCGGCGGGCGTGCGTATGAATATCGATGAAACCGGGCGCCACGACCAGGCCCTTGACGTCGATGACGCGTGCGGCCGGCTCAGTGATCTGGGGCGCGATGCGGACGATGGTGTCGCCCTTGATGGCGAGGTCGGCCTGGTACCACGGGCTCGCGGTGCCGTCGACGATGCGGCCGCCCCGAAGCACGAGATCGTAGGCCGGGGCCTGGCCCGACATGAGGACCGGAATGACCAGAAGCAGCAACGGAAGCAGTCGGCGCATGTCGAAACTATAGCCGGTCTGCTCGGGCGGTAAACAGAAGGGTGGGGCCGGCCACGGGCACGGTCCTGAACATCGTTGACCGCTACCGCATCAACTCGAAGATTAATCCGCGGACATTTCAGCCGGTGAAATAGCCGGCGCGGGCGGCTCGCCGCGGTGGAATCGCATTGCCGGGTTCTGCGCGCGGCCGGTCTCGGCCAGCGCGGCCATGGCCGCCGTGGGCGTCTCGAAGCGCTCGTCGGGTACATCAGGCGGCAGCGGCTGGTCCTGGCGCCAACTCAGCGGTACGGTCAATAGACTGCAGGTGCCGTCGCTCCACACGTGAAGCACGACCTTACTCAAGGACAACAAAGGTGAAGTGCCTTTCAGCCGGGGGGAATTCCAGTCTACCACCTGCGATTGGTGTTCGCGCCGCGACCGCGAGAATCGGAGTCGGCTACAATCTCCCATTCCCATGAACAAGCTCATCGTTGCGCTCGTCGCCGTGTACGCCGGACTCCAGTCACCGGCGCAGGCGCAGGAACGGACGGATGCGCGCTTCGCGTCGATCGTGTCGCTCGCGGAAGCCAGGATGCGCGAGTACGGCGTGCCGGGCGTCGCGATCGGCATCATCGACAACGGCGTGCTCACCACGCGCGGCCTGGGCGTGACCAACGTCGAGGATCCGCTGCCGGTCACCGAGCACACGGTGTTCCCGATCGCTTCGATCTCGAAGACCTTCGCCGCCACTGCCATGATGCGCCTGGTCGAGCAAGGCAAGGTGGATCTGAAGGCGCCGGTGCGCAAGTATCTACCCGACTTCAAGGTGCGAGACGAGGCGGTGAGCCGCGACGTCACGGTGTGGAACCTCCTGACGCATTCCAGCGGCTGGGAGGGCCAGGTGTCGGGCCCGGAGCGCGGTGAAGACACGCTGCGGAATTTCGTCGCGACGACCATACCCGACCTGATGCAACTGGCTCCGCCGGGCGCGGCATGGAGCTACAACAACGCCGGCTTCAGCGTGGCCGGCCGCGTGATCGAGGCCGTCACCGGCACGTCGATCAACCGCGCAATTCGCGACCTGGTGTTCATCCCGCTCGGGCTGGCGCACGCCGGCACCACGGCCGGCGACTTCATCGTCAATCGATTCGCCGCCGGGCATGCCAATCGCGGCGACAACCCGCCCGCGCTGCAGCGGCCGTTCTCCCCCTCGACCAGCGTGACCGCCGGCGGCGTCGGCCTGTGCATCACCGACCTGTTGAAGTACGCGCAGTTCCACCTGGGCGACGGCACGTCAGCCACGGGCGAGCGCGTGCTGACCCGCGCCTCCCTCGAGCAGATGCGGACCGTGCAGCTGCACAAGCAGGGCACCGATGACGACATCGGCCTGGCGTGGCACCTGCGCGCCGTGGGCCCGCTCCGGGTGGCCGCCCACGGCGGCACGCTGGCCGGGCACATCCTCCTGCTGGAGATCGTGCCGGAGCGCAACTTCGCCATCGCCATCCTCACCAACGCCCAGAACGGGTGGCGGCTGATCCAGGACGTGGAGCGCGCGGCGCTGTCGGCGTATCACGGCGCCACCTTCGCGAAGAACCAGGCCATTGCTCATCGCGGCCTCGTCGAAACGCTGCCCAGCGTTGAACCGTTGGCGGCGCAGCCGAATCCGGCGCCGTACGTCGGCCGGTATCTGCGGCCGTCGAACGCGGTGGTCGTCCGCGCCGACGGCAACCGGGTGTTCGTACAGGAACGCCCCAACACCGGCGAGGCGAGGCCCGAGATGCCGATCGCCTTCTTCGGCCCCGATCGCGCCGTGGTGACCGATGGCGCCGACCGCGGCCAGTCGATCGAGTTCATCCGTGGCGCAGACGGGTCCGTCCAGTGGGTGCGGGTGGTCGGACGCGTCGCCGTTCGCACGGCCACCCCGTAATCCGGACCGCCGATCAGCATGCCGACGCTCGACGACATCCGGCGCGCCGCTGTCACGCGCAGCCTGTTCCGGCCGACGACGCTCGAGCGCGCCATCGACACGCTGGGGTTCGTCCAGGCCGATCCCATCCGCGCCCCGGCGCGCGCGCAGGATCTCACGCTGCGCCATCGCGTCAAGGGCTATCGCGCCGGCGACCTCGAGCGGCGCTACGCCTCCCTCCCGATCGAAGAAGACATCTTCATCAACTACGGCTTCGTCACGCGTGACCTGCATGGCCTGATGCACCCGCGCACCGGGCTGTCGCCGACGGCGGCGAACAAGCGCGCGCAAGCGGTGCTGGCCTTCGTCCGCGAGCACGGCCAGGTGCATCCGCGGGATGCGGACGCGCACTTCGCCCATGGCCGCGTCACCAACTATTGGGGCGGGTCATCGAGCGCGACCACCCACCTGCTGGAAGCCATGCACTACAAGGGTCTGCTGCGTGTGGCCGGGCGTGACGCCGGCATCCGCCTCTACGCCGCGCGCGAGCCGGCGGCGGAGCCGACGGGCGCGCCGGCGCGCCGCGCCCGCATCGATGCGCTGGTGGATGCGGTGGTCCACAAGTACGCGCCCTTGCCGGCGTCCAGCCTGTCGTTTGTGATCAGCCGCCTTCGTTACGCCGTTCCCCAGTGGCGCGCCGACCTCCCTGCCGCCGTAACGCGGGCGAAGAAGCGGCTCTCCCAAGCGCAGGTGGATGGCATCACCTGGTACTGGCCCGAGGGCGAGCGCCTCTCGTCCACGCCCGCCCCCGATGAGGTCCGCCTGCTCGCGCCGTTCGATCCGGTGGTGTGGGATCGCCGCCGCTTCGAGTTGCTGTGGGGATGGGCGTATCGATTCGAGGCCTACACGCCGGAGCCGAAGCGCAAACTTGGGTACTACGCCCTGCCGCTCCTCTGGCGCGACCGCGTCGTGGGCTGGGGGAACGTGTCCGCGAAAGACGGAGAGGTCTCGGCGGCGTTTGGTTATGCCGGCGCTGGACCGCCACGCGACCGCGCGTTCAAGCGAGAGGTGGACGCCGAATTATCGCGACTCCGCGCGTTCCTCTCGCCTGGTTGATCTCCCCACTCGACCCGTTCACTTGAACGGGTTCGGTCGCGGCGTCGTGTCGGACGATGGCGGCAGCTGCGGCAGCTTGAACGCCGGCTGATCGCCGGTCAGGGTCTTGAGGAACGCCACGATCCTGGCGTTGTCCTCGTCGGTATACCGCCGGCCGAGCTGCACGCGCCCCATCACCTCGACGGCCGTGGTCAGGGTGTCAGCGGCGCCATCGTGGAAGTAGGGATAGGTCAGTTCCACGTTGCGGATCGTCGGCACCTTGAAGTTGAAGCGATCCGCGTCACGCCCCGTCACGGCGACGCGCCCCTCGGCCGGGTTGTCGGTCCGATACGGTTCGACGAGCCCCATCTTGCGGAACGACGTGCCGCCGGCGGCCGGGCCGTTGTGGCAGGCGGTGCAGCCGCTGCTCCTGAACAGCTGATAGCCCTCGACCTCGGTTGCCGTCAGCGCCGCGTCGTTGCCGAGCAGCCACTTGTCGAAACGCGAGTTGGGCGTCACCAGGGTTTCCTCGAACGCGGCGATCGCCCGCGTCACCTTGTCGATGTCCACCTGGCGCGTGCCGAACACCTTCTCGAAATCGTTCACGTACTGGGGAATGGACGCGATCACTCCGACCGCGAGTTCGTGAGTGAAGGCCATCTCGCCCGGGTTGGCGATGGGGCCGCCCGCCTGCTCTTTCAGGTTGCGGGCGCGGCCGTCCCAGAACTGCGCCACGTTCATGCTGGAGTTCAGCACGGTGGGCGCGTTGATCGGGCCCTTCTGCCAGTTGTGGCCGATGGAGGTGGACAGGTTGTCTGACCCGCCCATGCTCAGGTTGTGGCACGAGTTGCACGAGATGAACCCGGATTTCGAGAGGCGCGGGTCGAAGTAGAGCTTCTTTCCAAGCTCCATCATGTGCGGATCAACCGCCATCACCGGTGCGATCGGTTGAATCGGTTCGGCGCGCTGCGCGGCCACCCAGGTGGTGCCCGACAGGCAAAACGCGACGACCCAGAGAACGGCTGTGCGAGTCTTCATGTACGGCCTCCGCCACAGGTGTGCAATGCAACTGCGGTACCACGGACAACTCGCGGTTTTGTTGGAGAATGGCGGCGCGCGTCGGCCCTTCCAGGGCGCGGGCAGGGAGTCTTTCGCAGGACTGGGAATGAATCCTCAGCGTTTGGGCCGGGCGCCCGCTCGCCGGTTACGTCGCGAGGAGGGTATTCACCGCCTCGATCTCATT contains:
- a CDS encoding cytochrome-c peroxidase, giving the protein MKTRTAVLWVVAFCLSGTTWVAAQRAEPIQPIAPVMAVDPHMMELGKKLYFDPRLSKSGFISCNSCHNLSMGGSDNLSTSIGHNWQKGPINAPTVLNSSMNVAQFWDGRARNLKEQAGGPIANPGEMAFTHELAVGVIASIPQYVNDFEKVFGTRQVDIDKVTRAIAAFEETLVTPNSRFDKWLLGNDAALTATEVEGYQLFRSSGCTACHNGPAAGGTSFRKMGLVEPYRTDNPAEGRVAVTGRDADRFNFKVPTIRNVELTYPYFHDGAADTLTTAVEVMGRVQLGRRYTDEDNARIVAFLKTLTGDQPAFKLPQLPPSSDTTPRPNPFK
- a CDS encoding D-aminoacylase encodes the protein MRRLLPLLLLVIPVLMSGQAPAYDLVLRGGRIVDGTASPWYQADLAIKGDTIVRIAPQITEPAARVIDVKGLVVAPGFIDIHTHARRGIFEVPTADNYVRQGVTTLIEGPDGSSPLPLGPFLAKIQALRITPNFASFVGQGTVRSEVMGEVDRPATRAELDRMRTLVTQGMEDGAFGLSSGLFYVPGNFTPTEEVIELAKVAGRMGGTYISHMRDEARGLTDSVRETLAIGEKGGLPTQITHHKVVGKKYWGASVETLRMVDEARARGVDATIDQYPYTASATSIGSALLPAWALEGGRESTLKRLKDPATRAKIRAESTAIIRDERGGGDPKNVSVSSCEFDSKLAGQNLAQVTQGRGLTVTLENAADTAMWIVEQGGCRGIFHAIGEEDLQRILVHPATMIASDGEVVVFGRDVPHPRSYGTFARVLGLYARDKKLLPLEVAVQKMSAFPAQRLGLSDRGVLRTGLKADIAVFDAARVRDTATFERPHSYAEGVSVVIVNGQVAFEGEKMTAARPGRVLYGPSTRPRP
- a CDS encoding serine hydrolase domain-containing protein, with the translated sequence MNKLIVALVAVYAGLQSPAQAQERTDARFASIVSLAEARMREYGVPGVAIGIIDNGVLTTRGLGVTNVEDPLPVTEHTVFPIASISKTFAATAMMRLVEQGKVDLKAPVRKYLPDFKVRDEAVSRDVTVWNLLTHSSGWEGQVSGPERGEDTLRNFVATTIPDLMQLAPPGAAWSYNNAGFSVAGRVIEAVTGTSINRAIRDLVFIPLGLAHAGTTAGDFIVNRFAAGHANRGDNPPALQRPFSPSTSVTAGGVGLCITDLLKYAQFHLGDGTSATGERVLTRASLEQMRTVQLHKQGTDDDIGLAWHLRAVGPLRVAAHGGTLAGHILLLEIVPERNFAIAILTNAQNGWRLIQDVERAALSAYHGATFAKNQAIAHRGLVETLPSVEPLAAQPNPAPYVGRYLRPSNAVVVRADGNRVFVQERPNTGEARPEMPIAFFGPDRAVVTDGADRGQSIEFIRGADGSVQWVRVVGRVAVRTATP
- a CDS encoding RES family NAD+ phosphorylase, coding for MATWTPAALSSSARRLSGTCWRVVEAQHVVSTLALVDTMAEQQRLEQLLDESKPPVPPECRALHYLLATPFRYGAPYPNGSRFRRAGFTPGVYYASTSVATAVAEMSFRRLLFFAESPATPWPANAGEYTAFSVRFRTSRGLDLDVTPFDKPAGRWRHPTDYTACQQLADTARVAGVEVLRYNSARAPGRNVALLTGKAFASREPQERQVWRLHTGPPGVRAICSWPEQRLAFDRQAFAADPRIASLNWER
- a CDS encoding crosslink repair DNA glycosylase YcaQ family protein, with amino-acid sequence MPTLDDIRRAAVTRSLFRPTTLERAIDTLGFVQADPIRAPARAQDLTLRHRVKGYRAGDLERRYASLPIEEDIFINYGFVTRDLHGLMHPRTGLSPTAANKRAQAVLAFVREHGQVHPRDADAHFAHGRVTNYWGGSSSATTHLLEAMHYKGLLRVAGRDAGIRLYAAREPAAEPTGAPARRARIDALVDAVVHKYAPLPASSLSFVISRLRYAVPQWRADLPAAVTRAKKRLSQAQVDGITWYWPEGERLSSTPAPDEVRLLAPFDPVVWDRRRFELLWGWAYRFEAYTPEPKRKLGYYALPLLWRDRVVGWGNVSAKDGEVSAAFGYAGAGPPRDRAFKREVDAELSRLRAFLSPG
- a CDS encoding MbcA/ParS/Xre antitoxin family protein — protein: MFGPVAESAVSQPVDDAAVVTKAVLRAAERLGVSNRLLAVVIGCSEATVSRMGSGAYQLSPGDKPFELAVLFLRLFRSLDAIVGGDAAAARAWLQNDNLVLNAPPVRLIVTVAGLVTVVGYLDARRALV